A window from Calliopsis andreniformis isolate RMS-2024a chromosome 5, iyCalAndr_principal, whole genome shotgun sequence encodes these proteins:
- the LOC143178838 gene encoding putative Rho GTPase-activating protein CG5521 isoform X7: MFSKKLHVDVKKSTLKIQDVKKDSATRFKHLKIVLENVDTDEAKGFFEGNFSHVYFILYDCFVSAEANLRQRELSFHIVHKAHREELEQVLQLLEKVLTLLPELLNRRWQCHSLARILQKLLHPGNSWKLRRQAIRYFILWYQALGENAPEHIHQMFASLVPGFPPQQPSPYKSERKVDGKKDKLAKVVGCDDRDKKEFYDTQLSQSTFHDNGSNQYPVAPVDSGPILPPQSGEKPLDNETVRFLEALLEFMVTQVVKIEWRDKSSRQHKTFQFLLERFKATYLRHICPEFDDNFSLYKPNLELPTMRKPTNQSQDNYVLCKVALIKWIASFTHIARKDGLFAHLSHSTTPNEENAESELRRVSVTQNPTDSTLLSPESTTSQQENQNQEDSTVSAVTLVREVLYSNRDNVNFVHELYRQAFLLDFNHAGAIRKAIAVYKDWIQMNELPPFMLEPLDSHKERDLDDNSKKDASDIDKSPSETYRQTRLRNDSYLGAIHRENLFIRAGLQNVLQVFITQASNVFFLDNSGPNASPTLLEEQTDSCKRVLNVYRYVVMHSRLEPGTWEQLLRILLQITSLVLNEKSSRRKVHESIGGKLAPAIFQTLIVTWIKANLNVVISTQLWDQFLEVLVSLTQWEELIREWAKTLDTLTRVLARHVYNLDLNDLPLDRLSEQKTKRRRGVGSRAASTGSVQPPRKGSVDQESNTVSKENVTDHPMRDLRKVRPLPRSASDNTIYNGKARTKLHRNRAHTVHSGIPVLPLSIEQDMARLLSSGPASSSGTTRKMLPNRRAKSLDSVIIVDSEPPSPRCPSPTPSSGVDSNKDSPIQIENIDGSSIDTNDASERRSVMAGGGVRGWLPDVAVVLWRRMLSALGDVNNIQDPTLHGQVMDYLVQLTQTLIKIRLNQGVSGDNQATPSPPELIPPLTVIAPWCFKAIQLPDQFVVGKLAAYRLICLLTVQPQDISLPKQHLTLFYRAVHNGIVSEDTEVLHVLVKYTGPRLFSLNLPGSSLLILDYIHAANVILNSYDIEAPRTEAVSIIGSLLSLPATTIKLPVLQPTATDIVTMTCPDAKVKNMREHIITILLRSCRREPSGIARCVALSSVAMFAYRELCYKNQHPRIPEAVTVLLLALRANHVTVAQVACDSLLLLCDKADTLLELYPNVPSKIIQVLSETLGYMSTRDRRGSLIISMIFCLGEWAMHLGPDVLLRVFQGKPLLMTLFTVLDNIIQDKMNKDSLHSNKNHEDEDNDFDPDITLDNLSDETCTKSPRRGNIHSVQLAAKMVMMHLINHLGHFPMGIGAARLSSLVVELDDVPGIDGDELSSAIFHAPNIQLLMLSNSVIMSLVELAALDAPGGGVTAGLTTAPSLVRVLLRDLAGKASWDSSILYSQPSIDEDIPIAFTKHVEWKVKVHGEDLNSVTPQACTPRHTIRHREPHILPTFANGASDMDNLDDLLQYIGHTSPEVLTNPEVALNAPANPPQGLYLESETIATILSQRNAEQEHINNWNQHISMCASAISPPSCRPPPAPFHHCRLLFSHLGLSGWEQRRKLHLLSKNEKLLRELRNLDSQRSRETHKIAVIYVSQGQEDKNSILSNVTASKEYESFVARLAWEIELESHTGFLGGLVPGKASGVTAPYFATSFTEILFHVATRMPSDSPESLLQKTRHLGNDEIHIVWSEHWRDYRRDIIPTEFCDVLIVIYPLHNKLYRIQISRKPEIPFFGPLFDECIVEDKVLPGLVRTTALAASRAKRSTLTLYQHYYEERARSIDTVMRNHKEATTFEEFTANVYSPVQPPSPFSGASSVSASSNLAAALIDSHQGRSGLRSSSAASSDNRANRVSDGSRVWFSNDTPESTAFHGISPRPVKKMSFKTGPKQRANTQPTPPDSPRYK; encoded by the exons ATGTTCAGCAAAAAACTTCACGTAGACGTCAAAAAGTCaacactgaagattcaggatgttaAGAAGGACAGCGCGACCCGATTTAAACACCTTAAAATCGTACTAG aaaATGTGGATACTGATGAAGCAAAGGGGTTTTTTGAAGGCAATTTCAGTcatgtgtattttattctatacGATTGTTTTGTCTCAGCTGAAGCCAACTTGCGTCAGCGAG AACTTTCCTTCCACATTG TGCATAAAGCACACAGGGAGGAATTGGAGCAGGTATTGCAGCTCTTAGAAAAAGTTCTGACTCTTCTTCCTGAACTTCTTAATAGAAGATGGCAGTGTCATAGTTTAGCAAGAATTTTACAAAAACTTTTACATCCTGGTAATAGTTGGAAACTGCGTAGACAAGCCATAAG gtatttcattttatggtacCAAGCACTTGGTGAAAATGCACCTGAACATATACACCAAATGTTTGCTAGTTTGGTACCAGGGTTCCCACCCCAACAACCATCTCCTTATAAGTCTGAACGTAAAGTGGATGGGAAAAAAGATAAACTTGCAAAAGTAGTTGGTTGTGATGATAGAGATAAAAAGGAATTTTATGATACACAATTGTCACAAAGTACTTTTCATGATAATGGTTCCAACCAATATCCTGTGGCTCCAGTTGACAGTGGGCCCATTTTGCCCCCACAAAGTGGGGAAAAACCTCTAGATAATGAGActgttcgatttttagaagCATTACTTGAATTTATGGTTACTCAG GTTGTAAAGATAGAGTGGCGAGATAAATCTTCACGACAGCACAAgacttttcaatttttattagaaCGTTTTAAAGCTACGTACCTTCGTCATATTTGTCCTGAGTTTGATGATAATTTCTCTTTGTACAAACCTAATTTAGAATTGCCTACAATGCGTAAACCAACAAATCAAAGTCAGGATAATTATGTATTATGTAAAGTTGCGTTAATTAAATGGATTGCTAGTTTTACGCATATCGCTAGAAAAGACGGTCTTTTCGCACACCTTTCTCATag CACAACTCCAAATGAAGAAAATGCGGAATCAGAACTTCGTCGGGTTTCGGTTACTCAAAATCCCACTGATTCGACTTTACTATCACCAGAATCAACTACATCTCAACAAGAGAATCAAAATCAGGAAGACAGTACTGTATCTGCTGTTACACTTGTCAGGGAAGTTCTATATAGTAACAGGGATAACGTCAATTTCGTACATGAATTATACAGACAAGCATTTCTCTTGGATTTCAATCACGCTGGTGCTATAAGAAAGGCTATAGCTGTTTATAAAGATTGGAttcaaatgaat GAACTCCCACCATTCATGTTAGAACCGTTGGATAGTCACAAAGAAAGGGACTTAGATGATAATTCTAAAAAAGATGCAAGTGATATTGATAAGAGTCCatctgaaacttatcgtcagacAAGATTGCGAAACGATTCTTACCTCGGTGCTATACACAGAGAAAATTTGTTTATAAGAGCTGGATTACAAAATGTTTTACAAGTGTTCATTACACAAGCGTCAAATGTTTTTTTCTTAGATAATTCAGGACCGAACGCGTCTCCAACATTACTCGAAGAACAGACAGATAGTTGTAAAAGAGTTTTGAACGTGTATCGTTACGTCGTTATGCATTCTAGATTAGAACCGGGTACTTGGGAACAGTTGCTTAG GATATTATTGCAAATAACATCGCTTGTTTTAAACGAGAAGTCATCTCGACGCAAGGTCCATGAAAGCATCGGTGGCAAACTTGCGCCTGCCATATTTCAAACTTTAATTGTCACGTGGATTAAAGCCAACTTAAACGTTGTTATCTCTACTCAATTATGGGATCAGTTTCTAGAGGTTTTGGTATCTTTGACACAGTGGGAGGAGTTGATTCGAGAGTGGGCA AAAACATTGGATACTTTAACCAGGGTACTTGCCAGACATGTTTACAACTTGGATCTAAATGATCTACCATTAGATAGACTGAGTGAACAAAAAACTAAAAGGCGTCGTGGTGTTGGAAGTCGGGCTGCCTCTACAGGAAGTGTCCAACCACCACGCAAAGGCAGTGTCGATCAGGAAAGCAACACTGTGTCTAAAGAAAATGTTACAG ATCATCCAATGCGAGACTTAAGAAAAGTACGACCTCTTCCACGCAGCGCGAGTGATAATActatatacaatggcaaagcgcgTACGAAGCTTCACAGAAATCGAGCTCATACTGTACACAGCGGTATTCCTG TACTACCCCTATCGATAGAGCAAGACATGGCGCGGCTATTGTCAAGCGGTCCCGCATCATCGTCGGGAACTACCAGGAAAATGTTACCCAACAGGCGTGCGAAATCCTTGGATAGCGTTATCATAGTCGATAGTGAGCCACCATCCCCACGTTGTCCCTCTCCAACACCGAGCAGCGGGGTCGACAGCAACAAAGACAGTCCAATACAGATAGAAAATATTGACGGTAGTAGTATCG ACACTAATGATGCATCAGAAAGAAGATCTGTAATGGCAGGTGGTGGTGTTCGCGGATGGTTGCCCGATGTAGCAGTTGTATTATGGAGACGTATGTTGTCAGCATTAGGGGATGTGAATAATATCCAAGATCCTACTCTTCATGGTCAAGTCATGGATTACCTGGTTCAACTTACACAAACACTTATAAAA ATCCGTTTGAATCAAGGTGTATCTGGAGATAATCAAGCCACCCCCTCTCCTCCAGAGCTTATACCACCATTAACAGTCATTGCTCCATGGTGTTTTAAG GCCATACAACTTCCTGATCAATTCGTAGTTGGCAAATTGGCAGCTTACCGTTTAATTTGCCTTTTGACAGTTCAGCCACAGGATATTAGTTTACCAAAACAACACTTAACTCTTTTTTATCGCGCGGTTCATAATGGCATTGTCAGTGAAGACACTGAAGTGCTACATGTACTTGTTAAATATACTGGACCTCGACTGTTCAGTCTGAATCTTCCTGGCTCTAGCCTTCTGATTTTAGATTATATACATGCTGCTAATGTAATATTGAACAGTTACGATATTGAG GCACCAAGAACTGAAGCTGTTTCAATAATTGGATCATTATTATCGCTACCTGCTACCACAATTAAATTGCCTGTATTACAGCCTACTGCAACTGATATTGTAACCATGACATGCCCAGATGCAAAAGTAAAAAATATGAGA GAACATATAATCACGATTCTTTTAAGAAGTTGTAGGCGTGAACCATCTGGTATTGCAAGGTGCGTGGCTCTGTCAAGTGTTGCTATGTTCGCGTATAGGGAATTATGCTACAAGAATCAACATCCCAGAATCCCAGAAGCTGTGACGGTTCTTCTTCTAGCTCTCAGA GCCAATCATGTCACTGTTGCACAAGTAGCGTGCGACTCTCTTCTATTGTTATGCGACAAAGCGGATACTCTCCTGGAGCTATACCCAAATGTGCCATCTAAAATAATTCAG GTTTTGTCGGAGACTTTAGGATATATGAGTACTCGAGATAGACGCGGTTCTTTGATAATATCAATGATATTTTGTTTGGGTGAATGGGCTATGCATCTAGGTCCAGACGTTTTATTACGTGTGTTTCAAGGAAAACCTTTATTGATGACTTTATTTACG GTTCTGGATAACATAATacaggataaaatgaataaagacTCACTACATTCGAACAAAAATCACGAAGATGAAGATAATGATTTTGATCCCGATATTACTTTAGACAATTTATCCGACGAGACTTGCACCAAGTCACCCCGTCGAGGCAATATACACTCTGTCCAATTAGCAGCGAAAATG GTGATGATGCATTTAATAAATCATTTGGGACACTTTCCAATGGGTATTGGAGCTGCGCGATTATCTTCGTTAGTCGTTGAGTTGGATGACGTACCAGGAATTGATGGAGACGAGCTATCCTCTGCCATTTTTCACGCACCAAATATACAATTGCTGATGTTATCGAATTCTGTAATAATGTCACTTGTTGAATTGGCAGCATTAGATGCACCTGGAGGCGGTGTTACTGCTGGATTAACAACAGCTCCGTCACTAGTTCGAGTTTTGTTGCGAGATTTAGCAGGAAAGGCATCTTGGGATAGTTCTATTCTATACAGTCAACCATCTATAGACGAAGATATCCCAATAGCATTTACAAAACATG TCGAATGGAAAGTAAAAGTGCATGGGGAAGACTTGAACAGCGTCACGCCTCAAGCGTGTACACCTCGGCACACCATAAGGCACCGTGAACCTCATATATTACCCACATTCGCAAATGGTGCGAGCGATATGGATAATTTGGATGAT CTCTTACAGTATATAGGACACACAAGTCCAGAAGTATTAACCAATCCAGAGGTAGCACTCAATGCGCCCGCTAACCCACCGCAGGGGCTTTATTTAGAAAGTGAAACTATTGCAACCATTCTCAGTCAAAGAAATGCAGAACAAGAGCATATCAATAATTGGAATCAACATATTAG tATGTGTGCATCAGCAATAAGTCCTCCATCATGTCGCCCGCCTCCAGCACCATTTCATCACTGCCGCCTTCTATTTTCGCATCTTGGTTTATCGGGTTGGGAACAACGTAGAAAACTGCATTTATTATCCAAAAACGAAAAACTACTACGAGAATTGCGAAATCTTGATAGTCAACGATCTCGGGAAACTCATAAAATAGCAGTGATTTACGTTAGCCAAGGTCAGGAAGATAAGAATTCTATACTAAGCAACGTCACTGCTAGTAAAGAGTACGAGAGCTTTGTCGCAAGGTTGGCTTGGGAAATCGAGCTTGAATCGCATACAGGCTTTCTCGGAGGTCTTGTACCTGGAAAAGCATCTGGTGTCACTGCACCTTATTTTGCAACATCCTTTACAGAAATTCTGTTTCACGTAGCAACGAGAATGCCTTCTGACAGCCCTGAAAGTTTATTGCAAAAG ACTCGACACCTCGGCAATGACGAAATTCATATAGTATGGTCAGAACACTGGAGGGATTATCGCAGAGATATTATACCAACCGAATTTTGTGATGTCTTAATAGTTATTTATCCGTTACATAACAAGTTATATAGAATTCAAATTTCTCGAAAGCCAGAAATCCCATTTTTTGGACCCTTGTTTGACGAATGTATCGTAGAGGACAAAGTTCTACCGGGATTAGTGAGGACAACAGCGTTGGCAGCGAGTAGAGCGAAACGATCTACGCTTACATTGTACCAACATTA TTATGAGGAGAGAGCGAGGTCCATCGATACAGTCATGAGAAACCATAAAGAAGCCACTACGTTTGAGGAATTCACCGCCAACGTGTATTCACCAGTACAACCGCCGAGCCCATTCAGTGGTGCTTCTTCCGTATCTG CATCGTCAAACCTCGCAGCAGCGCTTATAGATTCACATCAGGGTCGATCTGGTCTACGAAGTTCTTCGGCGGCGAGCAGTGATAATCGCGCGAATAGAG TATCCGATGGAAGCAGAGTGTGGTTTAGTAATGACACTCCAGAGAGTACAGCGTTTCATGGGATTTCCCCGAGACCCGTGAAGAAGATGTCCTTCAAAACTGGACCGAAGCAAAGGGCAAACACTCAGCCTACACCTCCTGACAGTCCACGATATAAATAA